The Fibrobacter sp. genomic sequence TGAATGCTGTTTTGGAAGCTGGCCGCTTGGCTCCCACGGCAACCAATGCACAGCCTGTAAGCGTGTTGGTGTTAAAATCCGAAGAGGCTTTGAACAAGCTTCGTGCATTGACCCGTATGACTTACAATGCGAACTTGGTACTTGTGGTCTGCTATGATACAAATGTGAGCTGGAAGGCTTCCAATTACAACGATGACTTTGACGCCGGCGATATGGATGCGAGCATTGTGACCACCCATATGGCCTTGGCTGCAAAGGATGTTGGCCTGGATACCTTGTGGGCTCGCGCT encodes the following:
- a CDS encoding nitroreductase family protein, whose translation is MTFVNLAGARYSCRKFSDRAVEAEKLNAVLEAGRLAPTATNAQPVSVLVLKSEEALNKLRALTRMTYNANLVLVVCYDTNVSWKASNYNDDFDAGDMDASIVTTHMALAAKDVGLDTLWARAFNAADVAKAFNLPENVKVACILDVGYADAEQGGPSPRHDARKPMADFAKEL